From Terriglobales bacterium:
GGGCAGACCTACGCGGCGGTGCCGGCGAATTACAAGGCGCAGTACGTGGACTGCAACAACCTGCGCTACGACGTGCGCTGGAATTCCATGACGGTCACGCCCGGGGTGGCCCGGCTGATCACGGTCTCGACCCAGCTGCAACCCAACCAGAACGAGAGCCTCACGTTCACCATTCCGGTGTCGCTGCGCGGCATCGGTGGGCCGTAGGAGGAAGCATGAGAACGGAACGCAAGCGCGAGCGCGGATTCTCGCTGCTGGAAATGATGATCGTGATCGTGATCCTGACGGTCGTGATCGGGATCGTGATGAAGGAACTGGTGGACATGCAGCGGGTCAACATGGACCAGACCGCGCGCGTGGACCTGACGCAGGAAGCGCGCCAGTTCCTCGACCAGATCTCGCTCGACCTGCACCAGGCCGGCTACCCGGGCTGGCGCTTGTTCGACTCCGCCGCGCCGCCGACGGCCGACAAGATCGCCAACGGCATGCTGGCCGGCGCCGGGCACCCCATGTTCCCGGTGGAGAACGGCATCGAGTACGTGAGCGGGACCGAGGTGCAGTTCGAGGGCGACATCGACGGCTCGGGCCAGGTGAGCGAGGTCTACCTGCAACTGGTGGACTCGAACGGCAACCCGGCGGTCGCCTGCTCGCTGGCGACGCCCTGCATGTTGCGCCGCGGCGTGATCCCCAAGGCGCTGGCGATGGCTGGGGCGGCGCCGACCTACTACACCGAATTGACCGGCGTGATGAACACCAACATCTTTGCCGCGCGCGATTCGGCGGGCAACGTCCTGGGGCTTCCGGTGACCGACCCCAACGACCTGGGCAACATCCGGTCCATCGACATCACGGTGCAGGTGCGCTCGACCGTGCCGACGTTCGCGGGGCAGTACCCGCTCATCACGCTGGTCTCAGGCGCCAAGATCAACTCGGTTCTGAACTAGCAGGTAGGGGATAAGGAGCAAGCAATGAAACGCAATCCATCGGGTCATCGCAACGGGGAACGCGGCATCGCGCTCATCACGGTGCTGCTGGCGCTGCTGCTGCTCTCGGCCATCGGGCTGGGCATGATGTACATGACCAACATGGAGACCAGCATCAACGCGAACTTCCGGCGGCAGCAGGTGGCGTACTTCGCCGCTCGCGCCGGGCTGGAAGAGGTCCGCGCCCGCATGATGAAGGCGAGCCCGAACAGCCTGTGGCCGCTCATCACCCCGGGCTCCATCCCGACCGCCATCAAGAACTACGACCCGGGAATGGCGCGCGGCCCGCTGACGTTCATTCCGACCGGCAACAACCAGGCCATCCTGTACATCCTCAACGAAGGCAACCAGGCGGGCTCGGTGCGGCCGTGGGACATCAACAACCAGTACTACGACGACGAGCTCTGCCACGACGGCTACAACCTGCCGGGATTGCAGGCGCAGAACAGCATCGACTACTCGGTGCGGTGCACCACGCTGCCGAATGGCAATCTGTGGTATCAGACGGCGACCAGCACGGCGCCGTGGAACGGCACCTCGGCCGCGCTGCCCTGGAAGTGGGCGCGCGTGGCGCTGAAGCTCAACGGCTCGCAGCAGAACTATCCGGTCAGCAGCGTCGCCGGCGCGGCGACAGGGGTGTGCTTCAACGCCGCGAACGAGCAGGTGCTTCCCGCCGGTACGGCGCAGTGCAACGACACGATCCCGAGCATGAACCCGGTCTTCCTGGTCACGGTGCTGGCGGTGACGACCACAGGCGCGCGCCGCATGGTGCAGGCCGAGGTCGGGCTGCAGCCGACGCAACCGTTCCAGTATGGGATGTTCGCCACCGGCAACACCTGCCCGAGTCCGCTGGTCGTCGGCGGTGGCTCGACCACCGACGCGTACTACTCCTCGGCCGGGCCCTATGGCGGCACGAACGTGTACAACACGGGCGGCGACGTGGGCGCGGTCAGCACTGTGACCGTGATCGGCAGCGGCACGGCGATCGGTGGCTCGGTCGGCAGCGTCTTGCCTGCCGGCGTGGGTGCCTGTGGCACAGCTGCCCTGAACACGAGCCAGACCCCACTCGTGGGGAATCCGACCAATGCCGTGTGCGGCGCCGGTGCGCCGACCAACTGCATCGCCAACATCGCGACGGCGCCAATCGTGCCCACGCCACCACCGCCCTCGCCGCTGCCGCCTACGACCAACAAGGTCTACAACAGCAACACGTCGCTGACGCCGGGCACCTATGGCAACGTGACGGTCTCCGGCGGTTCCACCCTGACCCTCGCTCCGGGGACTTACAACTGGAACAGCCTCACGTTCGTCGGCAACTCGAACATCGTCGTCAGCCCTCCGGGCGCGGTGGTGTTCAACTTTGCCGGCACCGGCATCAGCAGCCCGGCGAAGGTCTTTGATATGGGTGGCGGCAGCCTTACGTGCGCCGGCTGCGTGCCCAAGGATTTCCAGGTGATGTACGGGGGCACGGCGAAGATCGCTCTCAACGGCGGCGCAGCCACCTTCATGCAGGTGAATGCTCCGAATGCGGCGATCACACTCTCGGGTAACGGTGATTTCTACGGCGCCATCCTGGGCAAGTCGATCGACGTGAGCGGCGGCGCCAAGTTCCACTACGACCTGGATTCGTCCATCGTCAGCATCTCGAACGCCTACTTCACACTGTTGGCGTTCCGTGAGTCGTTCTACTGAGGCTGGTCTGGAGAGCAAGGAGGAGTGATGAAGTCATTGCTGGGCACCGCGATCCTGCTGCTGGCTGGCAGCCTGCTTTGGGGGCAGACACAACCTGCGCCCGAGAAGAAGGCGAAGCACGTCATCACGGAGGATGAGCTGGTCGCTTCGCGACCCGCGGACTTCGAACCTTCGGTGACCGATGCGTCGGAAGCCTCCCCCGCGGGCGAGGCCTCGGCCAAGGACGGCGAAAAGCCGGCGGACGAACAGCCCGCGGCCAGCCAGACACCGGCTCTCGGCCCGAATGCTGCCGCGGACCTGGAAGCGCTGAAGCAAAAAGAGGCGGAGCTGCAGCAAGAGCTCGGCGAGCTCGAGGCCAGGCTTGCGGAACCGAGCACCAGCGAGCAGAGCGCGAGCGTCCAGTCGTCGATCGATGGCAAGCGCGAGTACCTGGAGTTGATCCAGCGGCAGCGTCAGGAGCTGGAGAAAGCCATTGCCGCGGCTGGCAAGGAACAACCGGCAAGCGCTGCGGAGGGCTCCGAAGCCAAGCCCGCGGCGGCACAGCCCGCGGCGGAGGCGAATCCGCAGTAGCGGTGGACCTTTTCACAGGCGTCCGCCGCGTCCGCCGCGGCGGACGTTTTCTTTTCCGGCTACAATCGCGGCGTGCCGCTCGCCCTCGCTGACTTCCGCCGCCGGCTGCTGCGCTGGTACGACCGCCACGCGCGCGCGCTGCCGTGGCGCGGGACGCGCGACCCGTACCGCGTCTGGCTGTCGGAGGTCATGCTGCAGCAGACGCGCGTCGCTGCGGTGCTGGGCCACTATCGCGACTTCCTGCGGCGCTTTCCGACGCTGCGCGCGCTGGCCGCCGCGAACGAGCGCGACGTGCTGGCGGCGTGGAGCGGGCTGGGCTACTACCGGCGCGCGCGCCTGCTGCACCGCGCCGCGCAGGTGGTCGCGCGGGAGCACGGTGCGAACATGCCGCGCAGCGCGAAAGGATTGCGCGGGCTCCCCGGCGTGGGACGGTACACCGCGGCGGCGATTGCCAGCATTGCGTTCGGCGAGCCGGTCGCCGTGGTGGACGGCAACGTGGAGCGCGTGCTGGCGCGCCTGGCCGGCCGGGCACTGCCGCCGGCCGAGACCTGGCTGCGCGCGCAGGAGCTGCTCGCGCCGCGCCGCGCGGGAGATTTCAACCAGGCGATGATGGAACTGGGCGCGACCGTCTGCCTGCCGGACAAGCCACTGTGCGGGCGTTGTCCCGTCGCCGCGGCGTGCGCGACGCGCGGCGAGCTGCCGCGCGCCGCGAGCCGGCCGCGCCGCAAGCAAGAGGTCGCCTACGCGCTGGCGCGGCGCAACGGTTCGGTGCGGCTGGTCCAGCGGAATGCGAACGCGAGCCTGATGCCGGGGATGTGGGAGCTGCCGGCCTGCACGGCAAATGGCGCACCAGCACTGATGCGCTTGCGGCATGCGATCACCGTCACCGACTACACGGTCGTCGTCTTCGAAGAGCCGTCGCGCGCAGGGAGGTGGGTGGAGATCTCGCGGTTGTCGGAGCTGCCGCTCACCGGTCTCACGCGCAAGATCCTGAAACGCGCGGGCATGCTCTAGAATCTATGGTAGACACGCCCTTTTGGGCGTCCCGGAGACGGCCAGAAGGCCGTCTCTACCGGAGAATCGCCCGATGCCCACGCTCGAAGCCGGAACCAAGGCGCCCGCAGTCAATCTGCCCACGATGACAGGGGAGACCTTCGACCTCGGCGAGGCGCTGAAGCACGGCCCGGTCGCGCTGGCGTTCTTCAAGATCAGCTGCCCGATCTGCCAGATGACGTTCCCGTACCTCGAGCGGCTGCATCGCGCCAACGCGGGCGGCAAGGTGCAGATGGTCGGCGTCTCGCAGGACTCGAAGGCCGACACCGCCGGGTTCCTGAAGGAGTACGGCATCACCTTTGCGGTGGCGCTCGACGACACCAGCCGCTATCCCGTGTCCAACGCCTATGGCCTGACCAACGTGCCGACCGTCTTCCTTATCTCGCCGGACGGCGGCGGCGCCATCGAGCTGACCAGCGTGGGCTGGTACAAGAAGGACATCGAGGAGCTCAATGCGAAGATGGCGGCGCTGGCGGGCAAGGCGCCGCAGCCGGTATTCAAGCCCGGCGAGGACGTGCCCGACTTCAAGGCCGGTTGAGGGTCGAAGAACTAGCGTCGCCGTTGGCGACGCCCAGCAATCAGCGACCAGCAATCAGCGATAAGCGATAAGCCAGTGCAGCAGGCTTATTGCTTATCGCTTACTGCTTATTGCTACCCAGTACAATGGAATGTTTCTTACGCACCAGGGGAGCTGACATGCGCAAGCTGGTCGCAGTGATCATCCTTCTTTCCACGTTGGCGGCGGCGCAATCCGCGAAAGCCGCAAAGACGAAGGCCGCCGGGCCCGGCATCCCAGGCGTCCCCGCGGCGATGCATTCCATCGACGCTGAGCGCATCAAGGCCCAGGTGAAGTTCCTCTCCGACGACCTGCTGGAAGGTCGCGGCACCGGCCAGCGCGGCGGCGACGTGGCGGCGCGGTACCTGGCAGCCGAGTTCGAGCTCTACGGCCTGAAGCCCGCGGGCGACAACGGCACGTACTTCCAGAAGGTGCCGATGGTCGGCGTCACGACCGACCCGAAGCAGTCGACGTTCACGATCGTCCCGCAGGCTGGCGGGGCGATGGAGCTGACCTTCGGCGCGGACTACATCACCACCAACCTCACCCAGACCGAAGTGGCCGAGGTGGACGCGCCCATCGTCTTCGCCGGCTACGGCATCGACGCGCCCGAGTACCAGTGGAACGACTTCAAGGATGTCGACGTGAAGGGCAAGGTGCTGATGCTGTTCGTCAACGAGCCGCCGTCCGACGACCCGAAGTTCTTCACCGGGCGAGCGCTCACCTACTACGGCCGCTGGACCTACAAGTACGAGCAGGCGGCGCGCAAGGGCGCGGTCGGCGTGCTGCTCATCCACAAGACCGAGATGGCCAGCTACGGCTGGGACGTGGTCAAGAACTCGTGGTCGGGCGAGAAGTCGTACCTGCACATCCAGCCGGGCGAGCCCAAGCTGAAGGCGGCGTCGTGGATCCAGCTGGAGGTGGCGCGCAAGGCGCTGGCGGCCGCCGGGCATGACCTCGACCAGCTGCTGGCCGCCGCCAGGCAGCGCGACTTTCGGCCCATCGCGCTGCCGCTCTCGCTCAAGGCGCACATCGTGAGCCAGGTACGGTCGTTCGTTTCCAACAACGTGGTCGCGATGCTGCCGGGTTCCGACGCGAAGCTCAAGGACCAGGCCATCTTCTACACCGCGCACTACGACCACTTCGGCGTCCACGCCAACGAGCCGGGCGACAACATCTACAACGGCGCGCTCGACAACGCCACCGGCTGCGCCATGGTGCTGGAGCTGGCGCGCGCCTGGTCGCAGGCCACGCCCCGGCCGAAGCGCTCCATCTACTTCGCCGCCGTGACGGCGGAGGAGCAGGGCCTGCTCGGCTCGGAGTACCTCGGCAAGCATCCGCCGCTGCCGGCGAAAAGCATCCAGCTCGACCTGAACTACGACGACGTGAAGCCCTACGGCTACCCCGAGCAGCTCGAGGTGGTCGGCTACGACCGCACCTCGTTCGCGCCGGTGGTCGAGCAGACCGCGAAGGCGTTCCGCCTGAAGATCATGCCCGACGCCGCTCCGGAAGCCGGGCACTACTACCGCTCGGACCACTTCTCCATGGCGCGCGTCGGCGTGCCGGCGTTCTCGGTGGGCGCTGGGCGCAAGTACCGCGGCAAGAGCGAAGAGTGGGGCAACAAGATGTACGACGACTACACCGCCAAGGACTACCACAAGCCGTCGGACGAGTTCCGCGAGGAGTTCGACTTCACCGCCAACGCGGTGCTGGCGAAGTTCGGCTTCGTGCTGGGGTGGAAGGCGGCGCAGCAGCCCGGCCAGGTCGAGTG
This genomic window contains:
- a CDS encoding prepilin-type N-terminal cleavage/methylation domain-containing protein; this encodes MRTERKRERGFSLLEMMIVIVILTVVIGIVMKELVDMQRVNMDQTARVDLTQEARQFLDQISLDLHQAGYPGWRLFDSAAPPTADKIANGMLAGAGHPMFPVENGIEYVSGTEVQFEGDIDGSGQVSEVYLQLVDSNGNPAVACSLATPCMLRRGVIPKALAMAGAAPTYYTELTGVMNTNIFAARDSAGNVLGLPVTDPNDLGNIRSIDITVQVRSTVPTFAGQYPLITLVSGAKINSVLN
- a CDS encoding PilX N-terminal domain-containing pilus assembly protein — protein: MKRNPSGHRNGERGIALITVLLALLLLSAIGLGMMYMTNMETSINANFRRQQVAYFAARAGLEEVRARMMKASPNSLWPLITPGSIPTAIKNYDPGMARGPLTFIPTGNNQAILYILNEGNQAGSVRPWDINNQYYDDELCHDGYNLPGLQAQNSIDYSVRCTTLPNGNLWYQTATSTAPWNGTSAALPWKWARVALKLNGSQQNYPVSSVAGAATGVCFNAANEQVLPAGTAQCNDTIPSMNPVFLVTVLAVTTTGARRMVQAEVGLQPTQPFQYGMFATGNTCPSPLVVGGGSTTDAYYSSAGPYGGTNVYNTGGDVGAVSTVTVIGSGTAIGGSVGSVLPAGVGACGTAALNTSQTPLVGNPTNAVCGAGAPTNCIANIATAPIVPTPPPPSPLPPTTNKVYNSNTSLTPGTYGNVTVSGGSTLTLAPGTYNWNSLTFVGNSNIVVSPPGAVVFNFAGTGISSPAKVFDMGGGSLTCAGCVPKDFQVMYGGTAKIALNGGAATFMQVNAPNAAITLSGNGDFYGAILGKSIDVSGGAKFHYDLDSSIVSISNAYFTLLAFRESFY
- a CDS encoding A/G-specific adenine glycosylase, translated to MPLALADFRRRLLRWYDRHARALPWRGTRDPYRVWLSEVMLQQTRVAAVLGHYRDFLRRFPTLRALAAANERDVLAAWSGLGYYRRARLLHRAAQVVAREHGANMPRSAKGLRGLPGVGRYTAAAIASIAFGEPVAVVDGNVERVLARLAGRALPPAETWLRAQELLAPRRAGDFNQAMMELGATVCLPDKPLCGRCPVAAACATRGELPRAASRPRRKQEVAYALARRNGSVRLVQRNANASLMPGMWELPACTANGAPALMRLRHAITVTDYTVVVFEEPSRAGRWVEISRLSELPLTGLTRKILKRAGML
- a CDS encoding TlpA disulfide reductase family protein encodes the protein MPTLEAGTKAPAVNLPTMTGETFDLGEALKHGPVALAFFKISCPICQMTFPYLERLHRANAGGKVQMVGVSQDSKADTAGFLKEYGITFAVALDDTSRYPVSNAYGLTNVPTVFLISPDGGGAIELTSVGWYKKDIEELNAKMAALAGKAPQPVFKPGEDVPDFKAG
- a CDS encoding M28 family peptidase is translated as MRKLVAVIILLSTLAAAQSAKAAKTKAAGPGIPGVPAAMHSIDAERIKAQVKFLSDDLLEGRGTGQRGGDVAARYLAAEFELYGLKPAGDNGTYFQKVPMVGVTTDPKQSTFTIVPQAGGAMELTFGADYITTNLTQTEVAEVDAPIVFAGYGIDAPEYQWNDFKDVDVKGKVLMLFVNEPPSDDPKFFTGRALTYYGRWTYKYEQAARKGAVGVLLIHKTEMASYGWDVVKNSWSGEKSYLHIQPGEPKLKAASWIQLEVARKALAAAGHDLDQLLAAARQRDFRPIALPLSLKAHIVSQVRSFVSNNVVAMLPGSDAKLKDQAIFYTAHYDHFGVHANEPGDNIYNGALDNATGCAMVLELARAWSQATPRPKRSIYFAAVTAEEQGLLGSEYLGKHPPLPAKSIQLDLNYDDVKPYGYPEQLEVVGYDRTSFAPVVEQTAKAFRLKIMPDAAPEAGHYYRSDHFSMARVGVPAFSVGAGRKYRGKSEEWGNKMYDDYTAKDYHKPSDEFREEFDFTANAVLAKFGFVLGWKAAQQPGQVEWKKGDEFERARQNSAKGTPE